One window from the genome of Nicotiana sylvestris chromosome 9, ASM39365v2, whole genome shotgun sequence encodes:
- the LOC104231394 gene encoding cytochrome b561 and DOMON domain-containing protein At3g25290-like, protein MSSPPIPFPVFLVIASLLISPSLSQTCSSQKFTNNKVYTRCSDLPALKSFLHWTYNAENSTLDVAFVAPPDKPDGWIAWAINPKDTGMVGAQTLFAFKNSKGEMVVKAYDISSYTSIKESSKLWFDVKVSAAEFSGGLMRLFATLVLPEKGKTTLNHVWQVGPSVSNGFPAKHDFQPGNLNSKGTLDLLSGESKSGASGDSKVKRKNIHGILNAISWGILFPIGIIIARYLRTFESADPAWFYLHVSCQCSAYIIGVAGWATGLKLGSESKGITYNTHRNIGIALFSLATLQVFALLLRPKKDNKYRFYWNIYHHGVGYTMLVLSLINVFKGLDILDPATKWRSAYIGILVVLGAIALLLEVITWIVVIKRKSNKSTKPYDG, encoded by the exons ATGTCGTCGCCGCCCATTCCCTTCCCCGTTTTTCTCGTGATTGCTTCTTTACTAATCTCTCCTTCACTATCCCAAACATGTTCGTCACAGAAATTCACCAACAACAAGGTTTATACTCGTTGCAGCGATCTTCCGGCACTCAAATCGTTCCTCCATTGGACATACAATGCTGAAAACTCCACTCTTGATGTTGCCTTTGTTGCTCCGCCGGACAAACCCGACGGGTGGATTGCGTGGGCTATTAACCCAAAGGATACGGGCATGGTCGGGGCCCAAACTTTGTTTGCGTTTAAAAATTCCAAAGGCGAAATGGTGGTTAAGGCGTATGATATTTCGAGTTATACTTCGATTAAGGAGTCGTCAAAGTTGTGGTTCGATGTGAAAGTGTCCGCGGCGGAGTTCTCCGGCGGGTTGATGCGGTTGTTCGCGACGCTTGTGCTGCCGGAAAAGGGCAAAACGACGTTGAATCATGTGTGGCAGGTGGGACCCTCTGTTTCTAATGGCTTTCCAGCTAAGCATGATTTTCAGCCCGGTAATTTGAATTCTAAAGGAACCCTTGATTTATTGAGCGGTGAAAGCAAAAGCGGTGCTTCTGGCGATTCAAAGGTCAAGAGAAAAAAT ATCCATGGAATCCTTAATGCTATTAGTTGGGGTATTCTGTTTCCAATAGGGATCATCATAGCTAGGTACTTGAGAACTTTCGAGTCTGCAGATCCAGCTTGGTTTTATCTTCATGTTTCTTGCCAGTGTTCTGCTTATATTATCGGGGTTGCTGGCTGGGCAACGGGTCTTAAGCTTGGAAGTGAATCAAAGGGTATCACATATAATACCCATCGTAATATTGGGATTGCACTCTTCTCTCTCGCAACATTGCAG GTTTTTGCCTTGTTACTGAGGCCCAAGAAGGACAATAAGTACAGATTTTACTGGAATATCTACCATCATGGAGTTGGCTATACAATGCTTGTCCTCAGCTTGATAAATGTGTTCAAAGGTCTTGACATACTAGATCCCGCAACTAAGTGGAGATCTGCATATATTGGTATACTAGTGGTGTTAGGAGCAATCGCCCTATTGTTGGAAGTGATTACCTGGATTGTTGTGATAAAGAGGAAATCTAACAAATCCACCAAACCATATGATGGTTGA